The region AGCAAAAACCATTGGGTTTTCAGCCTCTAGTTCCATACTTATTTTACCACCTTTTTTCTCCACCTGAAGGTTTACCTTTTGTATGGCATCACTAATGACATCATGAATATTAATATCTTCAGGTTTTAAAACTACTTCTCCTTTTTGCAGACGAGCGCTTTGTAAAATTCTTTCGGCCATGCCTGCCAATCTATTATTTTCTTCTGTAATAATATTGAGATAGGTTTCGTAGACCACTGGGTTTTTTGCCACATCGCTATCTGTTAATGCTTGACAAGATAAGGAAATAGTTGCAATAGGTGTTTTAAACTCATGGGTCATATTATTAATAAAGTCATTCTTTATTTCTGATAATTTCTTCTGCCGAAAAACTGTGGTAATCACATAGGTAAATGAAATAATAATGGTCAATATCAATACAACTGATAAAGCCAATAAAACCCAGATTCTAGTAATAAGGTAAGACCTTTCGTTGGGAAAATAAATCTTTAATAAATTTTGAGGACTAAATATTTCTCCTGGAAACAACAGGTATCGAAAACTCGAACCCATTAATTCTTCTGGGTACTGACCTGTTTTTTGATGAATCAATGCATTCCTCATGGGACTATAAATACCAAACTCATATTTGGTATGTATTCCTGCTATCCTAAGTTCAATCTTCAATAAACTATCTACAAGACTCCTACTCACGCGATTCTCGATGAGACCACGGTCTTTAGTGACATTAGAGAACATACTTTCAATCAGCTTTCCAGTTTGGAAATTACTACCTATTGCTGGATTTGGTCCTATTATTTGAGAGCTCCCCCATTGACTTAAGTCTTCTATCCTAAAAGTTTGAAGAGAATCTTGCTTAATCCATTTCATTCTAGCTCTATCCAGCTTTTCTTTTCTCAAAGAAATCATTTTTGTTCTGTCGATTCTATCGAGCTGAAATACCACATTTTCTACAGCCTTATTCACATCCCTGTTAAAGATGGCTTCTCGAACCATAATCGCATTCTTTATCCAGTACACCTGAATGACCACTAAAAGGATTAATGTCACAGACATAATGCTGATTATAAAGTATATGATTTTCTTATTCAAATGGTCTTTGTTTTTAGCAAAGATAAAAGCTTAAAATGTGGAAACTACTGGTTTAACACTCTTTAACGCTTGTTATAAGCGCTTAACAATTGCAAGAAGCTAGAGGCTATATATTTGCATCAATGATTAACACATAATTTTCTCAT is a window of Lentimicrobium sp. L6 DNA encoding:
- a CDS encoding sensor histidine kinase KdpD, with product MSVTLILLVVIQVYWIKNAIMVREAIFNRDVNKAVENVVFQLDRIDRTKMISLRKEKLDRARMKWIKQDSLQTFRIEDLSQWGSSQIIGPNPAIGSNFQTGKLIESMFSNVTKDRGLIENRVSRSLVDSLLKIELRIAGIHTKYEFGIYSPMRNALIHQKTGQYPEELMGSSFRYLLFPGEIFSPQNLLKIYFPNERSYLITRIWVLLALSVVLILTIIISFTYVITTVFRQKKLSEIKNDFINNMTHEFKTPIATISLSCQALTDSDVAKNPVVYETYLNIITEENNRLAGMAERILQSARLQKGEVVLKPEDINIHDVISDAIQKVNLQVEKKGGKISMELEAENPMVFADRIHITNIIFNLLDNANKYTPWAPILLIKTKNIGEGIIFSLKDNGIGISKSNQKKVFDKLFRVPTGNVHNVKGFGLGLSYVKTVVEKHQGKITVDSEIKKGSTFSVYLPLKQ